In one window of Bemisia tabaci chromosome 6, PGI_BMITA_v3 DNA:
- the LOC140224812 gene encoding probable serine carboxypeptidase CPVL translates to MRDDFGRNPNSTEEKFYNHPETRQALHAGHRAFSNGKTIEFHMLPEMGQSAIPTFEGLLATDIDILFLTGQQDMSYPYIVFEELFTSLRWPGAADFNAARRCQFRINDRVAGYYRSVRRFTEVLIRGAGHIIYGTQPKTTYRVIDKFIRNTKNFQCT, encoded by the exons ATGCGCGATGATTTCGGCCGCAATCCCAACAGCACGGAGGAAAAGTTTTACAACCATCCAGAAACCCGGCAAGCCCTCCATGCGGGTCACCGTGCTTTTAGTAACGGAAAAACAATCGAATTTCACATGCTTCCCGAGATGGGGCAGTCTGCTATTCCTACCTTCGAGGGCCTCCTTGCGACTGATATAG ATATCCTGTTCTTAACTGGTCAGCAAGATATGTCCTATCCGTACATCGTGTTCGAAGAACTCTTCACTTCGTTGAGATGGCCCGGTGCTGCTGATTTTAACGCAGCGAGAAGATGTCAGTTCCGAATCAACGACCGAGTGGCTGGATATTACAGGTCAGTGAGACGTTTCACGGAAGTTCTCATCAGGGGTGCTGGACATATTATCTATGGCACGCAGCCGAAGACCACGTACAGAGTGATCGACAAGTTCATTAGGAATACCAAGAACTTCCAGTGCACTTAA